The following proteins come from a genomic window of Lolium rigidum isolate FL_2022 chromosome 5, APGP_CSIRO_Lrig_0.1, whole genome shotgun sequence:
- the LOC124653627 gene encoding acyl transferase 15-like, with protein sequence MSAVVTKSVPVVVFPSEPAGGGNINLSSVDECHAGLPVTSLLVFDNPIVDPVETIKRALSEALVHYRPIAGRLADEGGALRIACTGEGVSFVGASASGNLPPTSATLQIKDIALQYPADLCRHSDPLLLMQVTEFSCGGFTVAATWNHAVADGKGMAQFLQAVGELGRGMPTPSVLPVRSCEEAGSLPVVPASAVAMHRAVMNLANKDLVALDVTVPWSLIRRIKVEYGCTVFEAVAAVLWRCRTRAVITDPEAAAPLSFACNLRKHLGTKDGYYGNCFTQPLVYAAAGTVANCEIGDLVNLIKCAKEKVLLDTSNGESESERQGSTPTVDQIKNLLYNILAVGSWRNLGFDGADFGHGSPSRVVWHMEQVAGPCCIACPPCKGKDGVNVVSLCVKPEHVDAFLAELASM encoded by the coding sequence ATGAGCGCTGTGGTGACCAAGTCCGTCCCGGTGGTCGTCTTCCCGTCGGAGCCGGCCGGGGGAGGCAACATCAACCTCTCCTCCGTCGACGAGTGTCACGCTGGTCTTCCGGTGACCTCCCTACTGGTATTCGACAATCCAATTGTCGACCCAGTGGAGACCATCAAGAGGGCCCTGTCGGAGGCGCTGGTCCATTACAGGCCAATCGCCGGCCGGCTTGCCGACGAAGGCGGCGCGCTCCGCATCGCATGCACCGGTGAGGGCGTGTCGTTCGTGGGCGCGTCGGCCAGTGGCAACCTGCCGCCGACGTCGGCGACGCTACAGATAAAAGACATCGCGCTTCAGTACCCTGCCGATCTGTGCCGCCACAGCGATCCGTTGCTGCTGATGCAGGTGACCGAGTTCTCGTGCGGCGGTTTCACCGTGGCGGCGACGTGGAACCATGCCGTCGCCGACGGCAAGGGGATGGCGCAGTTCTTGCAGGCCGTAGGCGAGCTCGGCCGAGGGATGCCCACACCGTCCGTCCTGCCGGTGAGGTCGTGCGAGGAGGCTGGCTCGCTCCCGGTCGTCCCTGCATCGGCGGTTGCCATGCACAGGGCCGTCATGAACCTCGCGAACAAAGACCTGGTCGCTCTAGATGTCACCGTGCCATGGAGCTTGATCCGCCGCATCAAGGTCGAGTATGGCTGCACGGTGTTCGAGGCCGTCGCCGCCGTGCTCTGGCGGTGCCGCACCCGAGCTGTCATCACCGACCCCGAGGCTGCCGCGCCACTCTCTTTCGCGTGCAACTTGCGCAAGCATTTGGGCACCAAAGACGGCTACTATGGCAACTGCTTCACCCAGCCGTTGGTCtacgccgccgccggcacggTCGCGAACTGTGAAATCGGAGACTTGGTGAACCTCATCAAGTGTGCCAAGGAGAAGGTACTGCTGGACACCTCCAACGGCGAGAGCGAGAGCGAGAGGCAGGGGAGCACACCCACAGTGGATCAAATCAAAAACCTCTTGTACAACATCCTTGCTGTGGGGAGCTGGAGAAACCTAGGTTTCGACGGCGCCGACTTCGGCCATGGGTCGCCGTCGCGCGTGGTATGGCACATGGAGCAGGTGGCCGGGCCGTGCTGCATTGCGTGCCCACCCTGCAAGGGGAAGGACGGGGTCAATGTGGTGTCCCTCTGCGTCAAGCCGGAGCATGTCGATGCCTTCTTAGCGGAGCTGGCGTCCATGTGA